A genomic window from Motacilla alba alba isolate MOTALB_02 chromosome 2, Motacilla_alba_V1.0_pri, whole genome shotgun sequence includes:
- the TFAP2A gene encoding transcription factor AP-2-alpha isoform X2, which produces MSILAKMGDWQERHDSTSNGTARLPQLGTVGQSPYTSAPPLSHTPNADFQPPYFPPPYQPIYPQSQDPYSHVNDPYSLNPLHAQPQPQHPGWPGQRQSQETGLLHTHRGLPHQLSGLDPRRDYRRHDDLLHAPHGLGSGLADLPLHSIPHAIEDVPHVEDPGINIPDQTVIKKGPVSLSKSNNNAVSSIPINKDALFGGVVNPNEVFCSVPGRLSLLSSTSKYKVTVAEVQRRLSPPECLNASLLGGVLRRAKSKNGGRSLREKLDKIGLNLPAGRRKAANVTLLTSLVEGEAVHLARDFGYVCETEFPAKAVAEFLNRQHSDPNEQVTRKNMLLATKQICKEFTDLLAQDRSPLGNSRPNPILEPGIQSCLTHFNLISHGFGSPAVCAAVTALQNYLTEALKAMDKMYLSNNPNSHTDNSTKSGDKEEKHRK; this is translated from the exons GAGCGCCACGACAGTACCAGCAACGGGACAGCCCGGTTACCCCAGTTGGGGACCGTGGGTCAGTCTCCCTACACCAGCGCCCCACCGCTCTCCCACACCCCCAACGCCGACTTCCAGCCCCCTTACTTCCCCCCCCCTTACCAGCCCATCTACCCCCAGTCTCAGGACCCCTACTCCCACGTGAACGACCCGTACAGCCTCAACCCCCTCCAtgcccagccacagccccagcacccaggATGGCCGggacagaggcagagccaggagacGGGGCTGCTCCACACGCACCGGGGTTTGCCCCACCAGCTCTCGGGGCTCGACCCGCGCAGGGACTACCGGCGGCACGACGACCTGCTGCACGCCCCGCACGGGCTGGGCTCGGGGCTGGCCGACCTGCCCCTCCACTCCATCCCCCACGCCATCGAGGACGTGCCG CACGTAGAAGACCCCGGTATTAACATCCCAGATCAAACTGTAATTAAGAAAG gcccCGTGTCCCTCTCCAAGTCTAACAACAACGCCGTCTCCTCCATCCCCATCAACAAGGACGCGCTCTTCGGCGGGGTGGTGAACCCCAACGAGGTCTTCTGCTCGGTGCCGGGCCGCCTCTCGCTGCTCAGCTCCACCTCCAAGTACAAGGTCACGGTGGCGGAAGTGCAGAGACGCCTGTCGCCGCCCGAGTGCCTCAACGCCTCCCTGCTGGGCGGAGTGCTCCGGAG GGCAAAGTCTAAAAACGGAGGGAGATCTCTGAGGGAGAAACTGGACAAAATAGGACTAAACCTGCCAGCCGGGAGGCGTAAAGCTGCTAACGTTACCTTGCTCACATCGCTCGTGGAGG GAGAAGCAGTACATCTAGCTAGAGATTTTGGGTACGTTTGTGAGACAGAATTTCCTGCCAAAGCAGTAGCTGAATTTCTCAACCGACAACATTCCGATCCAAACGAGCAAGTCACAAGAAAAAACATGCTTCTAGCTACAAA ACAGATCTGTAAAGAGTTCACCGACCTGCTGGCTCAGGACCGATCTCCCCTGGGGAACTCGCGGCCCAACCCCATTTTGGAGCCGGGCATCCAGAGCTGCCTGACCCACTTCAACCTCATCTCGCACGGCTTTGGGAGCCCGGCGGTGTGTGCTGCCGTCACCGCCCTGCAGAACTATCTCACCGAGGCACTCAAGGCCATGGACAAAATGTACCTCAGCAACAACCCCAACAGCCACACAGACAACAGCACCAAAAGCGGCGACAAAGAGGAGAAGCACCGAAAGTGA
- the TFAP2A gene encoding transcription factor AP-2-alpha isoform X1, producing MKMLWKLTDNIKYEECEERHDSTSNGTARLPQLGTVGQSPYTSAPPLSHTPNADFQPPYFPPPYQPIYPQSQDPYSHVNDPYSLNPLHAQPQPQHPGWPGQRQSQETGLLHTHRGLPHQLSGLDPRRDYRRHDDLLHAPHGLGSGLADLPLHSIPHAIEDVPHVEDPGINIPDQTVIKKGPVSLSKSNNNAVSSIPINKDALFGGVVNPNEVFCSVPGRLSLLSSTSKYKVTVAEVQRRLSPPECLNASLLGGVLRRAKSKNGGRSLREKLDKIGLNLPAGRRKAANVTLLTSLVEGEAVHLARDFGYVCETEFPAKAVAEFLNRQHSDPNEQVTRKNMLLATKQICKEFTDLLAQDRSPLGNSRPNPILEPGIQSCLTHFNLISHGFGSPAVCAAVTALQNYLTEALKAMDKMYLSNNPNSHTDNSTKSGDKEEKHRK from the exons atgaaaatgctttggaaaCTGACGGATAATATCAAGTATGAGGAATGTGAG GAGCGCCACGACAGTACCAGCAACGGGACAGCCCGGTTACCCCAGTTGGGGACCGTGGGTCAGTCTCCCTACACCAGCGCCCCACCGCTCTCCCACACCCCCAACGCCGACTTCCAGCCCCCTTACTTCCCCCCCCCTTACCAGCCCATCTACCCCCAGTCTCAGGACCCCTACTCCCACGTGAACGACCCGTACAGCCTCAACCCCCTCCAtgcccagccacagccccagcacccaggATGGCCGggacagaggcagagccaggagacGGGGCTGCTCCACACGCACCGGGGTTTGCCCCACCAGCTCTCGGGGCTCGACCCGCGCAGGGACTACCGGCGGCACGACGACCTGCTGCACGCCCCGCACGGGCTGGGCTCGGGGCTGGCCGACCTGCCCCTCCACTCCATCCCCCACGCCATCGAGGACGTGCCG CACGTAGAAGACCCCGGTATTAACATCCCAGATCAAACTGTAATTAAGAAAG gcccCGTGTCCCTCTCCAAGTCTAACAACAACGCCGTCTCCTCCATCCCCATCAACAAGGACGCGCTCTTCGGCGGGGTGGTGAACCCCAACGAGGTCTTCTGCTCGGTGCCGGGCCGCCTCTCGCTGCTCAGCTCCACCTCCAAGTACAAGGTCACGGTGGCGGAAGTGCAGAGACGCCTGTCGCCGCCCGAGTGCCTCAACGCCTCCCTGCTGGGCGGAGTGCTCCGGAG GGCAAAGTCTAAAAACGGAGGGAGATCTCTGAGGGAGAAACTGGACAAAATAGGACTAAACCTGCCAGCCGGGAGGCGTAAAGCTGCTAACGTTACCTTGCTCACATCGCTCGTGGAGG GAGAAGCAGTACATCTAGCTAGAGATTTTGGGTACGTTTGTGAGACAGAATTTCCTGCCAAAGCAGTAGCTGAATTTCTCAACCGACAACATTCCGATCCAAACGAGCAAGTCACAAGAAAAAACATGCTTCTAGCTACAAA ACAGATCTGTAAAGAGTTCACCGACCTGCTGGCTCAGGACCGATCTCCCCTGGGGAACTCGCGGCCCAACCCCATTTTGGAGCCGGGCATCCAGAGCTGCCTGACCCACTTCAACCTCATCTCGCACGGCTTTGGGAGCCCGGCGGTGTGTGCTGCCGTCACCGCCCTGCAGAACTATCTCACCGAGGCACTCAAGGCCATGGACAAAATGTACCTCAGCAACAACCCCAACAGCCACACAGACAACAGCACCAAAAGCGGCGACAAAGAGGAGAAGCACCGAAAGTGA
- the TFAP2A gene encoding transcription factor AP-2-alpha isoform X3 has translation MLVHSFSAMERHDSTSNGTARLPQLGTVGQSPYTSAPPLSHTPNADFQPPYFPPPYQPIYPQSQDPYSHVNDPYSLNPLHAQPQPQHPGWPGQRQSQETGLLHTHRGLPHQLSGLDPRRDYRRHDDLLHAPHGLGSGLADLPLHSIPHAIEDVPHVEDPGINIPDQTVIKKGPVSLSKSNNNAVSSIPINKDALFGGVVNPNEVFCSVPGRLSLLSSTSKYKVTVAEVQRRLSPPECLNASLLGGVLRRAKSKNGGRSLREKLDKIGLNLPAGRRKAANVTLLTSLVEGEAVHLARDFGYVCETEFPAKAVAEFLNRQHSDPNEQVTRKNMLLATKQICKEFTDLLAQDRSPLGNSRPNPILEPGIQSCLTHFNLISHGFGSPAVCAAVTALQNYLTEALKAMDKMYLSNNPNSHTDNSTKSGDKEEKHRK, from the exons ATGTTAGTGCACAGTTTTTCGGCTATG GAGCGCCACGACAGTACCAGCAACGGGACAGCCCGGTTACCCCAGTTGGGGACCGTGGGTCAGTCTCCCTACACCAGCGCCCCACCGCTCTCCCACACCCCCAACGCCGACTTCCAGCCCCCTTACTTCCCCCCCCCTTACCAGCCCATCTACCCCCAGTCTCAGGACCCCTACTCCCACGTGAACGACCCGTACAGCCTCAACCCCCTCCAtgcccagccacagccccagcacccaggATGGCCGggacagaggcagagccaggagacGGGGCTGCTCCACACGCACCGGGGTTTGCCCCACCAGCTCTCGGGGCTCGACCCGCGCAGGGACTACCGGCGGCACGACGACCTGCTGCACGCCCCGCACGGGCTGGGCTCGGGGCTGGCCGACCTGCCCCTCCACTCCATCCCCCACGCCATCGAGGACGTGCCG CACGTAGAAGACCCCGGTATTAACATCCCAGATCAAACTGTAATTAAGAAAG gcccCGTGTCCCTCTCCAAGTCTAACAACAACGCCGTCTCCTCCATCCCCATCAACAAGGACGCGCTCTTCGGCGGGGTGGTGAACCCCAACGAGGTCTTCTGCTCGGTGCCGGGCCGCCTCTCGCTGCTCAGCTCCACCTCCAAGTACAAGGTCACGGTGGCGGAAGTGCAGAGACGCCTGTCGCCGCCCGAGTGCCTCAACGCCTCCCTGCTGGGCGGAGTGCTCCGGAG GGCAAAGTCTAAAAACGGAGGGAGATCTCTGAGGGAGAAACTGGACAAAATAGGACTAAACCTGCCAGCCGGGAGGCGTAAAGCTGCTAACGTTACCTTGCTCACATCGCTCGTGGAGG GAGAAGCAGTACATCTAGCTAGAGATTTTGGGTACGTTTGTGAGACAGAATTTCCTGCCAAAGCAGTAGCTGAATTTCTCAACCGACAACATTCCGATCCAAACGAGCAAGTCACAAGAAAAAACATGCTTCTAGCTACAAA ACAGATCTGTAAAGAGTTCACCGACCTGCTGGCTCAGGACCGATCTCCCCTGGGGAACTCGCGGCCCAACCCCATTTTGGAGCCGGGCATCCAGAGCTGCCTGACCCACTTCAACCTCATCTCGCACGGCTTTGGGAGCCCGGCGGTGTGTGCTGCCGTCACCGCCCTGCAGAACTATCTCACCGAGGCACTCAAGGCCATGGACAAAATGTACCTCAGCAACAACCCCAACAGCCACACAGACAACAGCACCAAAAGCGGCGACAAAGAGGAGAAGCACCGAAAGTGA
- the TFAP2A gene encoding transcription factor AP-2-alpha isoform X4: protein MRNVRSATTVPATGQPGYPSWGPWSQDPYSHVNDPYSLNPLHAQPQPQHPGWPGQRQSQETGLLHTHRGLPHQLSGLDPRRDYRRHDDLLHAPHGLGSGLADLPLHSIPHAIEDVPHVEDPGINIPDQTVIKKGPVSLSKSNNNAVSSIPINKDALFGGVVNPNEVFCSVPGRLSLLSSTSKYKVTVAEVQRRLSPPECLNASLLGGVLRRAKSKNGGRSLREKLDKIGLNLPAGRRKAANVTLLTSLVEGEAVHLARDFGYVCETEFPAKAVAEFLNRQHSDPNEQVTRKNMLLATKQICKEFTDLLAQDRSPLGNSRPNPILEPGIQSCLTHFNLISHGFGSPAVCAAVTALQNYLTEALKAMDKMYLSNNPNSHTDNSTKSGDKEEKHRK, encoded by the exons ATGAGGAATGTGAG GAGCGCCACGACAGTACCAGCAACGGGACAGCCCGGTTACCCCAGTTGGGGACCGTGG TCTCAGGACCCCTACTCCCACGTGAACGACCCGTACAGCCTCAACCCCCTCCAtgcccagccacagccccagcacccaggATGGCCGggacagaggcagagccaggagacGGGGCTGCTCCACACGCACCGGGGTTTGCCCCACCAGCTCTCGGGGCTCGACCCGCGCAGGGACTACCGGCGGCACGACGACCTGCTGCACGCCCCGCACGGGCTGGGCTCGGGGCTGGCCGACCTGCCCCTCCACTCCATCCCCCACGCCATCGAGGACGTGCCG CACGTAGAAGACCCCGGTATTAACATCCCAGATCAAACTGTAATTAAGAAAG gcccCGTGTCCCTCTCCAAGTCTAACAACAACGCCGTCTCCTCCATCCCCATCAACAAGGACGCGCTCTTCGGCGGGGTGGTGAACCCCAACGAGGTCTTCTGCTCGGTGCCGGGCCGCCTCTCGCTGCTCAGCTCCACCTCCAAGTACAAGGTCACGGTGGCGGAAGTGCAGAGACGCCTGTCGCCGCCCGAGTGCCTCAACGCCTCCCTGCTGGGCGGAGTGCTCCGGAG GGCAAAGTCTAAAAACGGAGGGAGATCTCTGAGGGAGAAACTGGACAAAATAGGACTAAACCTGCCAGCCGGGAGGCGTAAAGCTGCTAACGTTACCTTGCTCACATCGCTCGTGGAGG GAGAAGCAGTACATCTAGCTAGAGATTTTGGGTACGTTTGTGAGACAGAATTTCCTGCCAAAGCAGTAGCTGAATTTCTCAACCGACAACATTCCGATCCAAACGAGCAAGTCACAAGAAAAAACATGCTTCTAGCTACAAA ACAGATCTGTAAAGAGTTCACCGACCTGCTGGCTCAGGACCGATCTCCCCTGGGGAACTCGCGGCCCAACCCCATTTTGGAGCCGGGCATCCAGAGCTGCCTGACCCACTTCAACCTCATCTCGCACGGCTTTGGGAGCCCGGCGGTGTGTGCTGCCGTCACCGCCCTGCAGAACTATCTCACCGAGGCACTCAAGGCCATGGACAAAATGTACCTCAGCAACAACCCCAACAGCCACACAGACAACAGCACCAAAAGCGGCGACAAAGAGGAGAAGCACCGAAAGTGA